The proteins below are encoded in one region of Candidatus Saccharimonadales bacterium:
- a CDS encoding sigma-70 family RNA polymerase sigma factor: MKPFQLKAIIDQAQDGDEHSLGQIYDEFFSRIVGYAFRRVLDAEVAQDITANVFLKVLLNLPRFQWRHDQSFNGWIFRIASNEVNSYFRNQQKYRFLAPEDAENVLKNWTLDEDNRAKIEAELDSNQQFMMLHKAVRRLRPKHQEIIHLYYFEHLPHRAVAEAMDMREGAVRTAMHRAQKELKQTLTTDPEFKAYFEGAIL; encoded by the coding sequence ATGAAACCCTTTCAACTCAAGGCTATTATCGATCAAGCCCAGGATGGAGACGAACACAGCTTGGGCCAAATTTATGACGAGTTCTTTTCGAGGATTGTCGGCTACGCCTTTAGGCGGGTACTGGACGCCGAGGTGGCGCAGGACATAACCGCCAACGTGTTTTTAAAAGTTTTATTAAACTTGCCAAGGTTCCAGTGGCGGCACGACCAGAGTTTTAACGGCTGGATTTTTAGAATTGCCTCGAACGAGGTTAATTCTTATTTTAGAAACCAGCAAAAATATCGATTTTTGGCGCCCGAAGACGCCGAGAATGTCTTAAAGAACTGGACGTTGGATGAAGATAACCGGGCAAAGATCGAAGCCGAGCTGGATAGCAACCAGCAGTTTATGATGCTGCATAAGGCCGTTCGTCGGCTAAGACCAAAGCACCAAGAGATAATCCATCTTTATTATTTTGAGCACCTGCCGCACCGGGCAGTAGCCGAGGCGATGGATATGCGGGAAGGAGCGGTCAGAACAGCCATGCACCGAGCTCAGAAAGAACTGAAACAGACACTGACGACTGATCCGGAGTTTAAGGCCTATTTTGAAGGGGCGATTTTATGA
- a CDS encoding DUF5667 domain-containing protein → MKQPIEQLLKNANRPEPDLSVNAANLRQIYMTAAKNYKKYNAKTIKGGWFYQGRTAATFFALGAMVIIGGGTVLAQAGKSKPGDILYSLDRTIERTRLALANSTHSKLDLKIGFADERLDELVSVEVDNRGQLNQAIEQTSNTLGELDNEFDNIKLSLELDTRADITSDQLMELTARLRELLSRYRDDFGRLSIELEGDELEIELEDINDIFENELDEEQNSIQDGFLVELRGRVNDDGTAINVLGHDISLSLSDISVELFAGRTVKVEGVLSGGSFSARELKFGLFKLQTENGRVEFRATDLIEQDGSGYFVEHDGVRVELTGLASDSNFASLVGRVAELRGLLDGGGAQLFRVKADDKDGGVKIELRDRALDDIDDDGGDSNRGSDDDDEAGSDLGDDDVPDNLAIEAEGTLVFSGGKYKVTDEGVAYTIQTSQNIGPWVGQKVKVKGELASIGSTTIVAEEIRLDD, encoded by the coding sequence ATGAAGCAGCCGATCGAACAATTGCTAAAAAATGCTAACCGCCCCGAACCGGATTTATCAGTTAATGCGGCCAATCTAAGACAGATATATATGACCGCGGCGAAGAATTATAAAAAATACAACGCCAAAACGATTAAAGGCGGCTGGTTTTATCAAGGCCGGACGGCGGCAACTTTCTTTGCGCTGGGGGCGATGGTAATAATCGGCGGTGGTACCGTTTTAGCTCAGGCCGGCAAATCAAAACCGGGTGACATTCTTTACAGCTTGGATCGAACCATCGAGCGGACTCGGCTGGCACTGGCTAATAGTACCCACTCTAAGCTGGATCTTAAAATCGGCTTTGCCGATGAACGGTTGGACGAGCTGGTTAGCGTCGAGGTTGATAATCGCGGCCAGCTCAATCAGGCGATTGAGCAGACAAGCAACACACTCGGCGAGCTGGATAATGAATTTGACAATATTAAACTCTCGCTCGAGCTGGACACGAGAGCGGATATTACGAGCGATCAACTAATGGAGCTGACGGCCAGGTTGCGCGAGCTGCTGAGCAGATACCGCGACGATTTTGGCCGGTTAAGCATTGAACTAGAGGGGGACGAATTGGAAATCGAACTGGAAGACATCAACGATATATTTGAAAATGAACTGGATGAAGAACAAAACTCGATTCAAGACGGATTTTTAGTCGAGCTGAGAGGACGAGTCAACGACGACGGCACGGCCATCAACGTGTTGGGCCACGATATATCTCTATCACTTAGTGATATCAGCGTCGAACTGTTTGCCGGCCGGACGGTGAAAGTAGAGGGCGTTCTGTCCGGCGGCAGCTTCTCGGCCCGCGAACTTAAGTTTGGGCTGTTTAAACTGCAAACCGAAAACGGCCGGGTTGAGTTTCGGGCTACTGACTTAATCGAGCAAGATGGCAGCGGTTATTTTGTCGAGCATGATGGTGTTAGGGTCGAGCTAACCGGTTTAGCCAGCGACAGTAATTTTGCCTCTTTGGTTGGTAGGGTAGCCGAGTTGAGAGGCCTATTAGACGGGGGCGGCGCGCAGCTATTTAGAGTCAAAGCCGATGATAAAGACGGTGGCGTTAAGATAGAACTGCGCGACCGCGCACTTGATGATATTGACGATGACGGCGGAGATAGCAACCGGGGCTCAGACGATGACGACGAGGCCGGTTCGGACCTGGGAGACGACGACGTGCCAGACAACCTCGCTATCGAGGCCGAGGGCACGCTGGTTTTTAGCGGCGGCAAGTACAAAGTAACCGATGAAGGCGTAGCTTACACTATCCAGACCTCGCAAAATATCGGCCCTTGGGTCGGCCAAAAAGTCAAAGTCAAAGGCGAGCTGGCCTCAATCGGCAGCACGACAATAGTAGCCGAAGAAATCAGACTGGACGACTAA
- a CDS encoding SdrD B-like domain-containing protein — protein sequence MRLIILAIAGIFIFSQTVLFVSPTKADDLGPIDFESYSLGSVDGQDGWSSTGPFDQEVVTNTYGISEFGSQTFRISNAVTSGSFGDQTFTKSLVDEAGEPSAENGSLSGGTRQPHFEAQFDFASTMQDHQPGLFMSVSPDRGDGARMSYLGFEDTVGGIDVIFFDVQDENVGFQVANFVGTTVATGLSRNSVHTAKFVMDFVAGSSNDVVKIYIDDTLVHTGTSWENYFRFDTESQGNPHDSNLENKSRTVDSLLFRVSGGSAPDTSGNGYLIDNVGLASSNFVNNDGKVRICHATDSAQNPYNSIEVDTSAIDGDGGNDHSNHTGPVFDPDVHNQQNRGWGDIVPPVPGVNDGQNWSDEGIAFWLDNCGDEPAPRNAATVIAHKIVCDDEAKLPDDGYSSVGPDTAQDFVNQNEGCDLEENWDYQYRLSGSSSPEPTGYGELDGWETFTNSEHIPLSGNTTIQLREVLPEGYIPFTGQHSDDSVSAEFYCHTDAANYDNWEWVSSPKEGETYYCVAWNVEKPVTVLGTKIVCDTEDRLPNWGNGQTGPATIGATTADDWLAEDDNDDHCDKVAWDFEWKMDPTNNPGDNTGPAGDGWTPFDAATGVELSPAQQGDSTRIWIREVWNDNYIPFTGQNTTQDVSAELYCGSDILNYDNWDFIDNPEPGQSYHCVAWNVEQPDEFNIHAAKVVCDTEADLPNWGDGEPASLITANTAQRWVNASDGACQLARWQFQWAPNTANPGDDQGEAGDPWHTFANSATLTEADLAGGDRIWVREVFNNDYIPFGGPNTTNHESAELYCNTDILNYDNFDFILNPKPDEDYYCVGFNVLKPAVLSVVKIVCDSEDRLPNWGDGEPAALITSNTADRWLNADDNSEHCQKVDWDFQWGTPANGDPDDNTGEIAGWNTFNDTTTIWLGESGDDLRVREVWNDNYIPFTGQNTTEDVSAELYCGNDILHYDNWEWLDNVEPGGNYYCLAWNVEKPVTVLGTKIVCDSEDRLPNWGNGQTGPDLITSNTATRWLNIGDNSEHCDEVAWDFEWKMDPTNNPGDNTGPAGDGWTTFDAATGVELTAADQGDSDKVWIREVWNEEYIPFSGQNTTNDVSAELYCGEDILNYDNWDFIDNIQPGDIYHCVAWNVEVTGQIQGLVYNDANSNEQKDPAEDPLADRTVWLLTHNSPWFLHAVTTTNAGGEYLFENLSVPGTYYVCQDIQDGWFQTELNNAGLGGIDASLIAVGSQIGSDPDPALDTLIANFCYSIDLSLASPISVANDFGSLPNVQGTTDTRDPGQVLADTTGTLGKSGQPAWVMLILGLTLITTAGATRRSVKKHS from the coding sequence TTGAGGTTAATAATTCTGGCGATTGCCGGAATTTTTATTTTTTCACAGACGGTATTGTTTGTAAGTCCAACTAAGGCAGATGATCTGGGTCCCATTGATTTTGAATCTTACTCGCTGGGTTCAGTTGATGGCCAGGACGGATGGAGCTCAACTGGACCGTTTGATCAAGAGGTCGTCACAAATACCTACGGTATTTCCGAGTTTGGTTCTCAAACATTTCGCATATCAAATGCCGTAACCAGCGGCTCTTTCGGAGATCAGACTTTTACTAAATCTTTAGTTGATGAGGCCGGTGAACCATCAGCAGAAAACGGCAGCTTGTCTGGCGGTACGCGCCAACCGCATTTTGAAGCTCAGTTTGATTTCGCGTCAACAATGCAAGACCACCAACCCGGACTGTTTATGTCCGTATCTCCTGATAGAGGTGATGGTGCTCGCATGAGCTATCTTGGATTCGAAGATACAGTTGGTGGTATCGACGTCATCTTCTTTGATGTTCAGGATGAGAATGTGGGATTTCAAGTAGCTAATTTTGTAGGAACAACGGTCGCTACTGGTCTTTCAAGAAACTCTGTGCACACCGCAAAGTTCGTCATGGATTTTGTTGCTGGCTCGTCTAACGATGTCGTAAAAATCTATATTGACGACACGTTAGTGCACACTGGCACTAGTTGGGAAAATTACTTCCGCTTTGATACCGAGTCACAAGGAAATCCGCACGATTCAAATCTTGAGAATAAGAGCCGAACAGTAGATTCCTTGTTGTTTCGCGTAAGCGGAGGTTCGGCGCCAGACACTAGCGGCAATGGTTATTTAATAGATAATGTCGGTTTGGCCTCATCTAACTTTGTGAATAATGATGGCAAGGTTAGAATTTGCCATGCCACTGATTCGGCTCAAAATCCCTATAATTCAATAGAAGTAGATACCAGCGCTATTGACGGTGATGGCGGTAACGACCATAGCAACCACACCGGGCCGGTCTTCGATCCAGATGTGCACAACCAGCAGAATCGTGGTTGGGGAGATATCGTTCCTCCGGTTCCAGGCGTAAATGACGGACAGAACTGGAGTGATGAAGGCATAGCCTTCTGGCTCGACAATTGCGGTGACGAGCCGGCTCCTAGGAATGCGGCTACTGTCATCGCCCATAAGATAGTATGTGATGATGAAGCAAAACTGCCTGATGACGGCTATAGTTCAGTTGGCCCTGACACAGCCCAAGACTTTGTTAATCAGAATGAAGGTTGTGATCTAGAGGAAAATTGGGACTACCAATATCGTTTAAGCGGTTCAAGCTCGCCAGAGCCAACAGGTTATGGGGAGCTAGATGGCTGGGAGACTTTCACCAACTCTGAGCACATTCCTTTGTCTGGAAACACGACAATCCAGCTAAGAGAAGTGTTGCCAGAAGGATATATACCGTTTACCGGACAGCATTCTGATGACAGTGTTTCAGCCGAGTTCTATTGCCATACCGATGCAGCCAACTACGACAACTGGGAATGGGTAAGCAGCCCCAAGGAGGGAGAAACCTACTACTGCGTCGCCTGGAACGTAGAAAAACCAGTTACGGTACTTGGCACCAAGATTGTTTGCGACACTGAAGACCGCTTGCCCAACTGGGGTAACGGCCAGACTGGACCGGCTACAATCGGTGCTACCACGGCCGATGATTGGCTTGCCGAAGATGACAACGACGACCACTGCGATAAAGTCGCTTGGGACTTTGAGTGGAAGATGGACCCGACCAACAACCCCGGAGACAACACTGGCCCGGCCGGTGACGGCTGGACCCCTTTTGACGCCGCTACCGGTGTCGAACTAAGCCCGGCTCAGCAGGGTGATAGTACCCGGATTTGGATTAGGGAAGTCTGGAATGATAATTACATACCGTTTACCGGTCAAAATACCACTCAAGACGTTTCGGCCGAGTTGTACTGTGGCAGCGACATTCTTAACTACGACAACTGGGATTTCATCGATAACCCCGAGCCGGGCCAGTCTTACCACTGCGTGGCTTGGAACGTCGAACAGCCCGATGAATTTAACATCCATGCCGCCAAAGTCGTCTGTGACACCGAAGCCGACCTGCCCAACTGGGGCGATGGCGAACCAGCTTCGCTTATTACCGCTAACACTGCTCAGCGCTGGGTAAATGCCAGTGACGGAGCTTGTCAGTTGGCCCGATGGCAGTTCCAGTGGGCGCCGAACACGGCTAACCCCGGCGACGATCAGGGTGAGGCCGGTGATCCTTGGCACACCTTTGCTAATTCAGCCACTTTAACCGAAGCTGATTTGGCTGGGGGTGATAGAATCTGGGTACGCGAGGTGTTTAACAACGACTACATACCTTTTGGCGGCCCCAATACCACCAACCATGAATCCGCCGAACTGTATTGCAACACCGACATACTCAACTACGACAACTTCGATTTCATCCTTAATCCTAAACCAGATGAAGATTACTACTGTGTCGGGTTCAACGTGCTGAAACCAGCTGTACTAAGCGTCGTCAAGATTGTTTGCGACAGCGAAGACCGCTTGCCCAACTGGGGCGATGGCGAACCTGCCGCCTTGATTACCAGTAATACCGCCGATCGCTGGCTCAACGCTGATGATAATTCTGAGCATTGCCAAAAAGTCGATTGGGATTTCCAGTGGGGTACGCCAGCCAACGGCGACCCGGATGATAACACCGGTGAGATAGCCGGCTGGAACACTTTCAACGACACGACCACTATATGGCTGGGTGAGTCTGGCGACGACCTTCGTGTCCGTGAAGTTTGGAACGATAACTACATACCATTTACCGGTCAAAATACCACTGAGGACGTTTCGGCCGAGTTGTACTGTGGCAACGACATACTTCACTACGATAACTGGGAATGGCTAGATAATGTCGAACCTGGCGGCAATTACTACTGTCTCGCCTGGAACGTAGAAAAACCAGTTACGGTGCTTGGCACCAAGATTGTTTGCGACAGCGAAGACCGCTTGCCCAACTGGGGCAACGGCCAGACCGGACCGGACCTCATAACTTCCAACACTGCCACCCGGTGGCTGAATATCGGCGATAATTCTGAGCACTGCGATGAGGTCGCTTGGGACTTTGAGTGGAAGATGGACCCGACCAACAACCCCGGAGACAACACTGGCCCGGCCGGTGATGGCTGGACCACCTTTGACGCCGCTACCGGTGTCGAACTAACAGCCGCCGATCAAGGAGATAGCGACAAAGTCTGGATCCGCGAAGTTTGGAACGAAGAGTACATACCTTTCAGCGGGCAGAACACCACTAATGACGTCTCGGCCGAACTGTATTGCGGCGAAGACATTCTAAACTACGATAACTGGGACTTTATTGACAACATCCAGCCGGGCGATATCTATCACTGCGTGGCTTGGAACGTCGAGGTTACCGGCCAAATCCAAGGTTTGGTCTATAACGACGCTAACAGCAACGAGCAGAAAGACCCAGCGGAAGACCCACTGGCCGACCGGACGGTTTGGCTTCTGACCCACAACAGTCCGTGGTTCTTGCATGCCGTTACGACTACCAACGCCGGCGGCGAATACTTGTTTGAGAACTTATCTGTCCCTGGCACCTACTACGTCTGTCAAGACATTCAGGACGGTTGGTTCCAAACCGAGCTAAACAACGCCGGGCTGGGAGGCATAGACGCCAGCTTAATCGCTGTCGGCAGTCAAATCGGGAGCGACCCTGACCCTGCCTTGGATACCCTTATTGCAAACTTCTGCTATTCTATCGATTTGAGCCTAGCTTCACCGATATCCGTTGCCAATGACTTTGGCAGTCTGCCGAACGTCCAAGGTACTACCGATACCCGGGACCCCGGACAGGTTCTTGCCGACACTACCGGCACCCTTGGCAAGAGTGGCCAGCCGGCCTGGGTTATGTTAATACTCGGGCTAACCTTGATTACGACCGCTGGCGCCACTAGACGCTCGGTCAAAAAACACTCTTAG